The genome window atatatatatatatatatatatatatataatatatatatatatatatatatatatatatatatatatatatatatatatatatatatacaatctaAAGTTTTGTTAGTGAATATACTAACACAGAAATTAAAACCAAGGACTGATTAAAATGACAGATGCACGAGATGATACTAACAAATATATAATCACATGACATTCAGGTTAAGTATTGAGGCACCTCTATATACACATACAACGAAAACATAAGTGATATTCCTAAAACCAAAACATTCCGATTATGTTGCTTAAAAAAAAGCTGTATAAAAACATCccgaaataatataaaaaaaagacagctaCGCCCTAAGCAGCCATGAACCCTTTTACGGTCAGCCAAAAAGCCATACCCAAAAACTAGGTGTAGGCGTGGTGGTGCTTGGTGGGCGGGGTTTTGGAGTTGGTGTAAGAGGTATACCCACAGCTGGAGGCGGCGTAGGAGGAGAACTGGAGGATGAAGTCATGTGGCCTAACTTGGAAGATGATACAGCAATTTGATCTTGTGGGGCAGGGAAGTCAGTCCCAGTGTCATCTGTGGAGTGACTCTGAGTTGAAGAAATGTTTGCGATTGAGGAGGTGTTTAAAGTATCTTTTTCAATTCGGCTTCGTTCTTCATTTTCGAGCGAAGTATTGCGAGGCTCCTTCGAGGTGCTCATATGCAGAGTCGAAGTCGAGTTTCCATGGCAAGCATCGAGGAAGCATCCACCAAAGTCGGGCGATGGGAGGCTGGTCACAACTGAGGCGTTCAACATATTTCTAAGGGTAGTTGCAGTTCTATTCCCCTCGCCAGTCGAACTATGCGTTGGAGGAGTAGATAATGTCGTAAAGTTTTCTTCAGTAACATTGGAGTTCATAAACATGGTGGAGTCCGTGGCGTCTCCTGTTACTTCGGGCGAAGACTCTGTtccttcaccctcaccaccatcgtTTTCCTTCACCCACGAAACCGAAGTATTTCCTGTCACGTTGCTACTATTACTTGCTTCGAGCGATTCTACGTCTTCCATATATGCAGCAGCAGTGCCTGTAAATGAAAAGGGGTGGGATTATTCCGAAGACATTTCTGATGGGGTTAGTTCAATTTTTCGAAATatgacctttttttattattgatttaGTAGTAACGCAAGCATACTATACGTCTTCCTCAGTTTATGTTAACGAAAAGTCACGTGATTGTTCCTAAGACTTATGTTAGTGCTAGTTCAATATTTCGGACTGAGGTTGTTTTTATTGATTTAGTAGCAAGGCAAACGTAACCGTATGTATTAGGAAAGCTTTTCGGGAAGTTGATAAATACTCTTCTTACCGTTTCCCTCTTGGTACTCGATCACACTGGCTTCGTTGTCCTCACTGGTCACCACTTCAGGATCTAGGAGCAGATTCCTTGACAACCCTGCAGTTAAGGGATCCAAGTTTACCTCCATATGACTGAACACAACACGATTCGGCTCATCACCAGACTAGAACATGAAAATCTTTAccccccactccctccttcccatccatccttAATAACTTCAACTTGTCAATCCCTTTCTCCTACAGTAAAGTTCACAGTTCTATCACCATTTAAAATACTGTCTCGCTTCACCACGAGTAACTACCTGCTTTTCTGAGTCAAATCCTTACCCTTTTTCCCATTTATGCAAGTTTACCTTTCAAAACGTTACCTTGGGGGTTGGTGGGCGGAACTTTCAGCAGCAGGAAGTATGAACCCTCTTTCTGGGATTTGGTGGGGCTTTTCGTTGACGGCGGCGCCGCCCGACAGCACAACCGCGTCCCTCCAGCGCACACCTTCACCTGGGCAACCAAACAGCTTCTGACAGTTATGCCCTTTTAACAAACTCAGACTGCCATACGTAACCAAAGGGATAATGACCTAGTCCCATCAAATTATTAACTTAGCCTCACTACGCCAATGCATAGGGTGAGTTAGGAGGCAAGACTAGTCTCGAGCAACTTTTAGCTTGCAACGTTACGCTCCAAAACGAAATTATGATCAGTACTTCCGAACTTTTCAAATATTGGCTTCACgttgctttattttttattcatttaaggTGAACCAGATGCGGCAAgagacccccacccccccaaaaaaaaaattgtcgatCCTAGATAATAACAATAGATTTATATAATTCCACTAAGATACTGACggagtgggtgaaggaggagaggtaggagaacgCCACAACCTCCTCGTCGCAGTACAGTTCGAGAGGCACGCAGCGGCACGTGTCCAGGCTTCCCATGTACTCCTTAACTCGAAAGGGCAAGCTGGCCCACGCCCCCGACCACAAACACCAGCTGCAGGGGGGGAAGAGAACATATCGTAAAAGGAGAGAACATTACACACATTCAGTTAGATTACAGTTAACTACCTGAAACACTAATCGAGTTTCCTTGAGCACTGAACGCCCGAAACTTCACGCGTAACAGATTTGGTATGATTGCAGTTTCAGACAACACAAGGCACGTAGTTATTACCGTCCACAACTTGTACATGTGACCATTTGCAGTATTTTTACCTCTATATCAGTAATTTTACCGCAGACTGGTGAAAGTAGACTGACCACCACACTAAATGACAAGGCTACAAAGACAGTATATAGATCATTGCCAAGGTGCTGTGTATCTTTTGCTAACCTCCTTGACTAACATTAGGCCACGTTTCCACAAAAATATCGTTTGGCAAACTCATACATTATCTCAAATTTATAATCATTATGACGAGGGAGAAGTAAGAATGAGGGAGTGGCCTTGTAATCACCCAACACTTTGCTCTCTTTATCTCATTCGCCTCAGGAATCTACTAATCAAACTCGAGTGCAATTTGATGACCGTAGAACTTGCGAAACACCTTATGATGTATTTCTATAATCATCGTTAATTAAGAAGCGATAGTTTAGAATAATATTTTACAACGACCGTGTCAGAGGTTCCAATACACCTGGTAAACCATCCCAACGAGCTGCACTTTATCTAGTGTCCTCTGAAACCAACCCAAAATATggccttttttattttcatattatagacagatatataaagGCGAATTTTAGAACACTCGCAGCCTAGAATGACAAAAATAACTGTATACCCAAAAGTGCCACATTATgaaaattggtttactaaaaATTTGTACatcgcagaagaagaaaaaaatgctgaGGTAGTTTGTTTATAAGGGTGACCATATGCCCGTATAACTAGGACGAAACAaagctctccttcccttaccacaTAAGTGTGAAGAATAAGTGTCGAGAATCCATCTTGCCTCCCGCTGTCAAGATTTACTCGTACACAAACGCACTTAACACGCCCACTATAGCCTTAATTGTAGTCTGCCGCCTCTGCTGCTGCTCACTGCTCTGTTTCGTGACTACCTTCAACAAGGATGGCGCTGCGGGTGCTCGGGTTCGTATATTCGAGCACAGATTGGTGAGCCTCTGAGGAAATCGAGACGCTTAGAAATGAATGATGTCAAACGCCTTCCTTAGAGAGGGGTGCTTGTGGCTGTCCCCGGATATTCAGGGGTGGTTTCATATTGTATATCTAAATAAGATGTTTCGTAATAGGTCAGAAAGGTTGAGGGATACATAACGAAACATATAAGATCGTTATCGCCACCGCCACAGCTGCTGGGATTTCAATCCTGACCTCCACTTCTCTGGCCGTCCCTTCCAGGCTCCGCTGTCGGCATCCTGGAGGAGGTCATATGTTGTTGACGAGCTGGATGTtcgtagagtcccttgatagagagagtcccgacaacctaagatttgaacgccattattggccctgttttcgctgcagttttcaaacgctagcacacgctctcttttgtatttctgtttcacagccatacgggtcgtccattGAAACTgggcacacttgtgtcagacctgcacacatTCCTCTAACAGctagcagggagccagcagccgaCGAGttctgggaaagtaaataagagacagtttgtgtctacactctacatcaacaggtatcgccaacccaccattacgcccttatactttaccataatttggtcaccagccgttgtaatgtgccgtaaaaaggtgacaggagattattattagccttacgatcagccactgtctcagtataggcactcagtaacccacgtagcctgtgatataggcgtgtcacggcgggctgctgacgaccttgagaggtgGCAGagctcagagggtact of Eriocheir sinensis breed Jianghai 21 chromosome 2, ASM2467909v1, whole genome shotgun sequence contains these proteins:
- the LOC126999732 gene encoding mucin-5AC-like isoform X2: MDSRHLFFTLMCWCLWSGAWASLPFRVKEYMGSLDTCRCVPLELYCDEEVVAFSYLSSFTHSVCAGGTRLCCRAAPPSTKSPTKSQKEGSYFLLLKVPPTNPQGLSRNLLLDPEVVTSEDNEASVIEYQEGNGTAAAYMEDVESLEASNSSNVTGNTSVSWVKENDGGEGEGTESSPEVTGDATDSTMFMNSNVTEENFTTLSTPPTHSSTGEGNRTATTLRNMLNASVVTSLPSPDFGGCFLDACHGNSTSTLHMSTSKEPRNTSLENEERSRIEKDTLNTSSIANISSTQSHSTDDTGTDFPAPQDQIAVSSSKLGHMTSSSSSPPTPPPAVGIPLTPTPKPRPPSTTTPTPSFWVWLFG
- the LOC126999732 gene encoding mucin-5AC-like isoform X1, whose amino-acid sequence is MDSRHLFFTLMCWCLWSGAWASLPFRVKEYMGSLDTCRCVPLELYCDEEVVAFSYLSSFTHSVKVCAGGTRLCCRAAPPSTKSPTKSQKEGSYFLLLKVPPTNPQGLSRNLLLDPEVVTSEDNEASVIEYQEGNGTAAAYMEDVESLEASNSSNVTGNTSVSWVKENDGGEGEGTESSPEVTGDATDSTMFMNSNVTEENFTTLSTPPTHSSTGEGNRTATTLRNMLNASVVTSLPSPDFGGCFLDACHGNSTSTLHMSTSKEPRNTSLENEERSRIEKDTLNTSSIANISSTQSHSTDDTGTDFPAPQDQIAVSSSKLGHMTSSSSSPPTPPPAVGIPLTPTPKPRPPSTTTPTPSFWVWLFG